Part of the Ruegeria sp. AD91A genome, CGTGCCATGTGTCTGGTGTTGTGCGCGCTCGGCACTTCCGTTTTTGCCCAGACAGATAGTTCATTGCCGGTGCCGTCCGGTCAGCCGGTTCAGCTGAGCGATGTCCTGCTGGACAACAACCCGGGTGAGCTTTGGGTGCGCTTTCGATTTGTCGCCCCGAAAATCGGAGCATCAGTGGGGCGAATTGGCTATGATGTAGCGTCGAAGGACATGGAGCATCTGTGCCAAATTCTTGCCGTTCCCTATGTGGCTCAGCACGAATTGCAGCCATCTAGAGTTGTCATT contains:
- a CDS encoding DUF6497 family protein, with amino-acid sequence MCLVLCALGTSVFAQTDSSLPVPSGQPVQLSDVLLDNNPGELWVRFRFVAPKIGASVGRIGYDVASKDMEHLCQILAVPYVAQHELQPSRVVISLSDRPVEFGDTAPDATQYFEAYRLEQSRCIWEGL